The following are encoded in a window of Drosophila gunungcola strain Sukarami unplaced genomic scaffold, Dgunungcola_SK_2 000084F, whole genome shotgun sequence genomic DNA:
- the LOC128264892 gene encoding serine hydroxymethyltransferase, with protein MQQARSTLSQKLRFCFSRDLNTKAGNPVKQLSGASTRVAAKNRTQSPVALFSPIFRRYSDGKQSTLKNMADQKMLQASLEEGDPELANLIKKEKERQLEGLEMIASENFTSVAVLESLSSCLTNKYSEGYPGKRYYGGNEFIDCVELLAQKRGRELFNLEEDKWGVNVQPYSGSPANLAVYTGVCRPHDRIMGLDLPDGGHLTHGFFTPTKKISATSIFFESMPYKVNPETGIIDYDKLAEAAKTFRPQIIIAGISCYSRLLDYARFRQICDDVGAYLMADMAHVSGIVAAGLIPSPFEYADIVTTTTHKTLRGPRAGVIFFRKGVRSTKANGEKVLYDLEERINQAVFPSLQGGPHNNAVAGIATAFKQAKSDEFKSYQSQVLQNAKVLCDGLIARGYQVATGGTDVHLVLVDVRKAGLTGAKAEYILEEVGIACNKNTVPGDKSALNPSGIRLGTPALTTRGLAEKDMEQVVAFIDEALKLGAQAAKLAGSPKLADYHKTLAENVEVKSQVAEIRKSVAQFSRKFPLPGLKNL; from the exons ATGCAGCAGGCGCGCTCTACACTGTCACAAAAGCTTCGGTTTTGCTTTAGCCGTGACCTGAACACCAAAGCTGGCAACCCGGTTAAACAGCTGAGCGGAGCTTCAACTCGCGTCGCCGCCAAAAATCGGACCCAATCGCCAGTGGCATTATTCTCGCCGATCTTCAGACGATATTCGGACGGCAAACAAAGCACTTTAAAG AATATGGCTGATCAGAAGATGCTGCAAGCTTCGCTAGAGGAGGGTGATCCAGAGTTGGCCAATCTGATcaagaaggagaaggagcgCCAGCTGGAGGGTCTGGAGATGATTGCCAGCGAGAACTTCACCTCGGTGGCCGTCCTGGAGAGTCTGAGCTCCTGCCTCACCAACAAGTACTCCGAGGGATATCCCGGCAAGCG GTACTATGGTGGCAACGAGTTCATCGACTGCGTGGAGCTTCTCGCCCAGAAACGTGGTCGCGAGCTGTTCAATCTGGAGGAGGACAAGTGGGGCGTTAATGTGCAGCCGTATTCCGGATCGCCGGCCAACTTGGCCGTCTATACGGGCGTTTGCCGGCCCCATGACAGGATTATGGGACTGGATCTGCCCGATGGCGGTCACTTGACCCACGGCTTCTTCACGCCCACCAAGAAGATCTCGGCCACGTCGATCTTCTTCGAGAGCATGCCGTACAAGGTGAACCCGGAGACGGGAATCATCGACTACGACAAGTTGGCGGAGGCGGCAAAGACGTTCCGGCCGCAGATCATAATTGCCGGAATCTCATGCTACTCGAGACTGCTGGACTACGCCCGATTCCGTCAGATATGCGATGATGTGGGCGCCTACCTGATGGCCGATATGGCCCATGTGTCGGGCATTGTGGCCGCCGGCTTGATCCCGTCACCCTTTGAATACGCCGACATTGTGACCACCACGACGCACAAAACGCTGCGAGGTCCTCGGGCCGGAGTGATCTTCTTCCGCAAGGGAGTGCGCAGCACCAAGGCCAATGGCGAGAAGGTGCTGTACGATCTGGAGGAGCGCATCAACCAGGCGGTGTTCCCCTCCCTGCAGGGTGGTCCCCACAACAATGCGGTGGCCGGCATTGCAACCGCCTTCAAGCAGGCCAAGAGTGACGAATTCAAGAGCTACCAGTCGCAGGTCCTCCAGAACGCCAAGGTCCTGTGCGATGGCCTCATCGCGCGCGGCTATCAGGTGGCCACCGGCGGCACCGACGTCCACCTGGTGCTGGTCGATGTGCGCAAGGCCGGACTGACCGGAGCCAAGGCGGAGTACATCCTAGAGGAGGTGGGCATTGCCTGCAATAAGAACACGGTGCCTGGGGATAAGTCAGCATTGAATCCGTCGGGCATTCGCCTGGGCACTCCTGCCTTGACCACTCGTGGTCTCGCCGAAAAGGACATGGAGCAGGTGGTGGCCTTCATCGATGAGGCGCTTAAATTGGGCGCCCAGGCGGCCAAACTGGCCGGCAGTCCCAAGCTGGCCGATTACCACAAGACCCTGGCCGAGAACGTGGAGGTCAAGTCGCAGGTGGCGGAGATCCGCAAATCCGTGGCCCAGTTCAGCAGGAAGTTCCCATTGCCCGGCTTGAAGAACCTGTAG